In Platichthys flesus chromosome 21, fPlaFle2.1, whole genome shotgun sequence, the following are encoded in one genomic region:
- the mrpl15 gene encoding large ribosomal subunit protein uL15m, whose translation MSVPKLPGAKALGVLQTLPRISLANLRPEPGSKKEDRRRGRGQHGGNRSGRGHKGERQRGNRPRLGFEGGQTPFYLVIPKYGFNEGHSRRPQYQPLSLRRLQYLIDLGRVDTTQPIDLTQLVNGRGVTIQPLKRDYGVQLVDEGASKFAAKIHIEVQRASEGAIAAIERNGGVITTSFYDPISLGILIKPVPFFLRGQPIPKRMLPGQEMVPYYMNAENRGYMADPEKIHQARLALAQKYGYILPDISKDELYHMLSMRKDVRQIFFGLAPGWVVNMTEKKILKPTDEKLLKYYSS comes from the exons ATGTCTGTCCCTAAACTACCCGGAGCCAAAGCTTTAGGTGTTTTACAAACCTTACCGCGGATCAGTCTGGCGAACCTGCGGCCTGAGCCCGGATCCAAAAAGGAG GACAGACGCAGGGGCAGAGGACAGCATGGAGGCAACAGGAGCGGCAGAGGACACAAGGGAGAGCGGCAGAGAGGGAACCGGCCCCGGCTGGGCTTCGAGGGGGGACAGACCCCCTTCTACCTGGTGATCCCCAAATATGGCTTCAATGAAggacacag tcGCCGTCCTCAGTACCAGCCTCTGTCTCTGAGACGTCTGCAGTACCTGATTGATTTGGGACGAGTGGACACGACCCAGCCCATAGACCTGACACAGCTGGTCAACGGCCGAGGCGTGACGATACAGCCTCTGAAGAGGGACTATGGAGTCCAGCTTGTTGATGAG GGTGCCAGTAAGTTTGCTGCAAAAATCCACATTGAGGTTCAGAGAGCTTCTGAAGGAGCCATCGCTGCCATCGAGAGGAATGGAGGCGTCATCACGACCAGTTTCTACGACCCTATTAGTCTCG GCATCCTCATCAAGCCGGTGCCGTTCTTCTTGCGTGGGCAGCCTATTCCAAAGCGAATGTTGCCGGGACAGGAAATGGTCCCGTACTACATGAATGCTGAGAACCGTGGTTACATGGCGGACCCGGAGAAGATCCACCAGGCCCGGTTAGCCCTGGCCCAGAAGTATGGATATATTTTGCCAGACATTTCAAAGGATGAACTGTATCACATGCTCTCCATGAGGAAGGATGTACGACAGATCTTCTTTGGCCTCGCTCCCGGCTGGGTCGTTAACATGACGGAGAAGAAGATACTGAAACCCACTGATGAGAAACTGCTTAAATATTACAGTTCATAG